The Xiphophorus hellerii strain 12219 chromosome 5, Xiphophorus_hellerii-4.1, whole genome shotgun sequence genome window below encodes:
- the LOC116720261 gene encoding rho-related GTP-binding protein RhoU-like isoform X1: MLPRDVGNQKPCRVSEPFDSGDRPTVPPRRFKNRDFPQRAKRRWSGSTPERKVNCVLVGDGAVGKTSLIVSYTTNGYPTEYVPTAFDNFTVMVVVDGKPVRLQLCDTAGQKWGPVDGSVNDELECLRPLCYRNADVFLLCYSVVRPCSFRNLTNKWAPEIQQLCPGVPLVLVGTQLDLREDVQVLIQLAQNQQRPVSTEEGRRLALELGAVGFTECSALTQKNLKDTFDCAILASFQQIDSNVVQQQKMTLRKKTPDKIKSLSEAWWKKLNCLIGEGSCELK; encoded by the exons ATGTTACCCCGCGACGTGGGGAACCAGAAGCCCTGCCGCGTTTCAGAGCCGTTTGACAGTGGAGACCGACCCACGGTCCCGCCGCGGCGCTTCAAGAACCGGGACTTCCCTCAGAGAGCAAAGCGCCGCTGGTCCGGTTCCACTCCTGAGCGCAAAGTGAACTGCGTCCTGGTCGGAGACGGAGCCGTGGGCAAGACCAGCCTCATCGTGAGCTACACCACCAACGGGTATCCCACGGAGTATGTTCCCACGGCGTTTGACAACTTCACCG TGATGGTTGTGGTTGATGGGAAACCAGTCAGACTGCAGCTGTGTGACACCGCTGGACAG AAATGGGGCCCAGTTGATGGATCAGTTAAT GATGAATTGGAGTGCCTCCGGCCGCTCTGCTACAGAAATGCCGatgtcttcctcctctgctaCAGCGTGGTGCGCCCCTGCTCCTTCCGAAACCTCACCAACAAATGGGCCCCTGAGATCCAGCAGCTCTGCCCCGGCGTTCCCCTGGTTCTGGTCGGCACCCAGCTGGACCTGAGAGAAGACGTGCAAGTTCTGATCCAGCTGGCACAGAACCAGCAGCGGCCAGTGAGCACCGAGGAAGGCCGCAGGCTGGCACTGGAGCTCGGGGCGGTGGGCTTCACAGAGTGCTCAGCGCTGACCCAGAAGAACCTGAAGGACACGTTTGACTGCGCTATCCTAGCTAGCTTCCAGCAGATAGACAGTAATGTGGTCCAGCAGCAGAAGATGACTCTGAGGAAGAAAACCCCCGATAAGATTAAGAGCTTGTCAGAGGCGTGGTGGAAGAAACTCAACTGTCTGATCGGAGAGGGGAGctgtgaattaaaataa
- the LOC116720261 gene encoding rho-related GTP-binding protein RhoU-like isoform X2, producing the protein MLPRDVGNQKPCRVSEPFDSGDRPTVPPRRFKNRDFPQRAKRRWSGSTPERKVNCVLVGDGAVGKTSLIVSYTTNGYPTEYVPTAFDNFTVMVVVDGKPVRLQLCDTAGQDELECLRPLCYRNADVFLLCYSVVRPCSFRNLTNKWAPEIQQLCPGVPLVLVGTQLDLREDVQVLIQLAQNQQRPVSTEEGRRLALELGAVGFTECSALTQKNLKDTFDCAILASFQQIDSNVVQQQKMTLRKKTPDKIKSLSEAWWKKLNCLIGEGSCELK; encoded by the exons ATGTTACCCCGCGACGTGGGGAACCAGAAGCCCTGCCGCGTTTCAGAGCCGTTTGACAGTGGAGACCGACCCACGGTCCCGCCGCGGCGCTTCAAGAACCGGGACTTCCCTCAGAGAGCAAAGCGCCGCTGGTCCGGTTCCACTCCTGAGCGCAAAGTGAACTGCGTCCTGGTCGGAGACGGAGCCGTGGGCAAGACCAGCCTCATCGTGAGCTACACCACCAACGGGTATCCCACGGAGTATGTTCCCACGGCGTTTGACAACTTCACCG TGATGGTTGTGGTTGATGGGAAACCAGTCAGACTGCAGCTGTGTGACACCGCTGGACAG GATGAATTGGAGTGCCTCCGGCCGCTCTGCTACAGAAATGCCGatgtcttcctcctctgctaCAGCGTGGTGCGCCCCTGCTCCTTCCGAAACCTCACCAACAAATGGGCCCCTGAGATCCAGCAGCTCTGCCCCGGCGTTCCCCTGGTTCTGGTCGGCACCCAGCTGGACCTGAGAGAAGACGTGCAAGTTCTGATCCAGCTGGCACAGAACCAGCAGCGGCCAGTGAGCACCGAGGAAGGCCGCAGGCTGGCACTGGAGCTCGGGGCGGTGGGCTTCACAGAGTGCTCAGCGCTGACCCAGAAGAACCTGAAGGACACGTTTGACTGCGCTATCCTAGCTAGCTTCCAGCAGATAGACAGTAATGTGGTCCAGCAGCAGAAGATGACTCTGAGGAAGAAAACCCCCGATAAGATTAAGAGCTTGTCAGAGGCGTGGTGGAAGAAACTCAACTGTCTGATCGGAGAGGGGAGctgtgaattaaaataa